The proteins below come from a single Miscanthus floridulus cultivar M001 chromosome 1, ASM1932011v1, whole genome shotgun sequence genomic window:
- the LOC136479788 gene encoding probable calcium-binding protein CML20 yields MLEPVLPTVLDLLVHGCLIVSVSSFLMIMLALQPLLPGGNVATAARRGVCSASRAVLVRLLSGRSDDDSGGGVAVAPPPPPPPPRRSRSSRHCCERCASSSWPDVVAAVTASLRLDDDDDDMECFNSSSGDENAEEDTAAACGGCAATAAVEDLLERKEATEQELREAFYVFDRDDDGFVGAGELWNVLRRLGMLLPEGGAAAREDCCARMIAAHDADGDGRISFPEFRAMMEHAA; encoded by the coding sequence ATGTTGGAGCCGGTGCTGCCCACGGTGCTGGACCTCCTCGTCCACGGCTGCCTCATCGTGTCGGTGTCATCTTTCCTGATGATCATGCTCGCGCTCCAGCCTCTGCTGCCCGGCGGCAACGTGGCCACGGCCGCGCGCAGGGGCGTATGCTCCGCGTCGCGAGCCGTCCTCGTGCGCCTCCTGTCCGGCCGGAGCGACgacgacagcggcggcggcgtggctgtggcgcctcctcctcctcctcctcctccgcggcgGAGTCGGAGCAGCCGGCATTGTTGCGAGCGGTGCGCGTCGTCGTCGTGGCCGGACGTCGTGGCGGCCGTGACGGCGAGCCTGCGcctggacgacgacgacgacgacatggaGTGCTTCAACTCCTCCTCCGGCGACGAGAACGCGGAGGAGGACACTGCGGCGGCGTGCGGCGGgtgcgcggcgacggcggcggtggaggatctCCTGGAGcgcaaggaggcgacggagcagGAGCTGCGCGAGGCCTTCTACGTGTTCGACCGCGACGACGACGGCTTCGTGGGCGCCGGGGAGCTCTGGAACGTGCTGCGCCGCCTCGGGATGCTGCTGCCCGAGGGCGGCGCCGCGGCGCGGGAGGACTGCTGCGCCAGGATGATCGCGGCGCACGACGCCGACGGCGACGGCCGGATCAGCTTCCCCGAGTTCAGGGCCATGATGGAGCACGCGGCGTGA
- the LOC136487479 gene encoding E3 ubiquitin-protein ligase SIRP1-like → MDEGQGVRYWCHRCEEVIDPMPEMKCPSCEGGFVEEMSSEGFESAMNARSDRSLSLLAPLLFGMLGGSSRRSRLRREAMADDDADEDDEEDDSDHELEASSRRRRRRGSSALLRMLQTIRDRDDVRGSDDTDSDTERDLELERPRRERMERRMARERIQERMERQRERARQIERVSARGRERTESLILINSNNEAIILQGTFGSDDNQEDSSNTSSGVSLGDYFLGPALDTLLQRLAESDLNRSGTPPAKKEAVAALPTVNIEEVLGCSVCLEDFEMGAEAKQMPCQHKFHSHCILPWLELHSSCPICRFQLPTEETKNPCESASTAGAVNRDGDNAAASSSDTESSNRNGDNHSDSPIFSALSTLFSDPFSSDDDESVPHSSEN, encoded by the coding sequence ATGGATGAAGGCCAGGGAGTTAGGTACTGGTGCCACAGGTGTGAGGAGGTGATAGATCCTATGCCTGAGATGAAGTGCCCAAGCTGTGAGGGCGGGTTTGTGGAAGAGATGAGCTCTGAAGGCTTCGAATCAGCTATGAACGCAAGATCTGATCGCTCCCTCTCTCTATTGGCTCCACTGCTGTTTGGTATGTTGGGGGGTTCGTCGCGCAGATCAAGACTCAGGAGGGAGGCCATGGCTGACGATGATGCTGATGAGGATGACGAAGAGGATGATTCAGACCATGAGCTTGAAGCTTCCAgtaggaggcggaggaggaggggctCGTCAGCGCTTTTGAGGATGCTCCAGACTATCCGTGACCGTGATGACGTAAGGGGCTCGGATGACACTGACAGTGATACAGAGAGAGACCTGGAGCTGGAGAGACCGAGAAGGGAGAGGATGGAGAGGCGGATGGCGAGGGAGCGAATTCAGGAGCGGATGGAGAGGCAGAGAGAGAGGGCAAGGCAAATTGAGAGAGTGAGTGCTCGTGGCAGAGAGAGGACAGAAAGCCTAATACTGATCAACTCCAACAATGAGGCTATTATTCTGCAAGGAACATTTGGATCTGATGACAATCAAGAGGACTCAAGCAACACAAGTTCTGGTGTATCACTTGGGGATTACTTTCTTGGTCCTGCCTTAGATACTCTCTTGCAGCGTTTGGCGGAGAGTGACCTCAATCGTTCTGGCACACCACCTGCCAAGAAGGAAGCAGTAGCTGCGCTGCCAACTGTGAACATTGAGGAAGTGTTGGGCTGTTCAGTCTGTCTTGAGGATTTTGAGATGGGAGCAGAAGCAAAGCAGATGCCCTGTCAGCATAAGTTCCACTCCCACTGCATACTTCCGTGGCTGGAGCTCCACAGTTCTTGCCCAATCTGTCGATTTCAGTTGCCTACTGAGGAGACGAAGAACCCATGTGAATCAGCCAGCACTGCAGGGGCCGTCAACAGAGATGGAGACAATGCTGCTGCAAGCAGTAGTGATACAGAAAGTAGTAACCGCAATGGAGACAACCATTCTGATAGTCCTATCTTCTCTGCTCTGAGCACACTCTTCTCTGATCCATtctcatctgatgatgatgaaagtgTTCCGCACTCTTCTGAGAACTGA
- the LOC136455030 gene encoding probable disease resistance protein At1g58390 produces the protein MRTIFGFKLSSITLRKFRFMRVLYLSNSNLEHFRNEVSHLIHLRYITFQDCYNVLLPFSIGQLLNLQSVNSINTDLPFIPTSLWNIATLRHARFWPVKEWSPVKTKKQKELQTLSISVPHAGKVQKYIWSHTQKSLMDMTQLTSLMLFGDNIPVDILTNLSGHQNLVKLYLGWLSGQNEFLRINLFPPNLRTLVLRIRSPLQEDVLLILAKLRSLGQLFLAIPEYEGPSLASPPGGFRQLQRLVLASISVEKLRFEAGTMPNLTNLSFYKCKRMASLPVPDGLLNLPSVTELILEGMENKLIKENCEELEKKGCKLIINDN, from the coding sequence ATGCGAACTATATTCGGCTTCAAGTTGTCTTCCATTACCCTAAGGAAATTTAGGTTCATGAGGGttctttacttgagcaactcaaATTTGGAGCATTTTCGTAATGAAGTGAGCCACTTGATTCATTTGAGATATATCACATTCCAAGATTGTTACAATGTATTGCTCCCATTTTCTATAGGGCAGCTTCTCAACCTGCAATCTGTTAACTCGATCAACACAGATCTGCCCTTTATTCCTACTTCTTTGTGGAATATAGCTACACTGAGGCATGCCCGGTTCTGGCCTGTTAAAGAATGGTCCCCTGTGAAAACAAAGAAACAAAAGGAGTTGCAAACCTTAAGCATTAGTGTGCCACATGCTGGCAAGGTTCAGAAGTATATTTGGAGTCATACACAAAAATCGCTCATGGACATGACCCAGCTGACGTCTTTGATGTTATTTGGGGATAACATCCCTGTGGATATCCTTACCAATTTATCAGGCCATCAAAACCTTGTTAAACTTTATCTGGGATGGTTATCGGGTCAAAATGAGTTCCTGCGAATCAACTTGTTCCCACCGAACCTTCGCACTCTTGTTTTACGTATTCGTTCTCCTTTACAAGAAGATGTGCTCCTGATCCTCGCAAAGCTTCGGAGCCTTGGGCAGCTATTTTTGGCGATTCCAGAGTATGAAGGCCCAAGCTTGGCCAGCCCTCCTGGTGGGTTCCGGCAGTTGCAACGCTTGGTGCTTGCTTCCATTTCTGTCGAGAAATTGAGGTTCGAGGCTGGCACAATGCCGAACCTCACCAACTTGAGTTTTTATAAATGCAAACGTATGGCGAGCCTTCCAGTTCCAGATGGACTGCTGAATTTACCATCCGTAACGGAGCTGATCCTGGAAGGAATGGAAAACAAGCTGATCAAGGAAAATTGTGAAGAACTGGAGAAGAAAGGTTGCAAGCTCATCATAAATGACAACTAG
- the LOC136479799 gene encoding putative disease resistance protein At1g50180, whose amino-acid sequence MSESVVSSVVVSLSNLASQETTFLCGVPDEVGFLKEELSRLQCFLKNADEKTRAGNASAINLVRQIRDAAYEAENIIEVAGYIEKRKRLKRGFGGFISRYACFPRDLVTFHKVGVDINRVRTKIQEITTSASRLGILNIGGNTATKPCSAVTNALSKPFLDDDAIIGFQDDLNEIEGKLKNMVNKQLTVISIVAIGGAGKTTLARKIYSSAEVNGYFNAFAFTSISQSFDVLHTFRDIAEQAMGIKRQSKKLLNNETVDELDKMGIEEITQKLHDFLKERRYLIVLDDVWTTDTWDVMKKSFPDTHNGSRVLLTTRNLQAAKQADKMTFIHELRHLNEEESWQLFSQKAFPSYETIDTAQRLEFETLGKNLVKKCYGLPLALVVLGAHLSKNLHLDMWVKMDSYLDWEVTDKWEIMQHIIARSYDDMLDHHLKSCFLYTACLPEDNRIVDYALTESWVSEGLIPQTTRYSLEETARNSLEELAQRSMVQFINRSTANGWIHAIEVHDILQDWAVRKAQKEGFFVVCKTQGGSACIFIRYSDILSHCTPGHLL is encoded by the coding sequence ATGTCTGAGTCTGTTGTTTCTTCTGTGGTTGTCAGCCTCAGTAATCTTGCCTCCCAGGAGACCACTTTCCTTTGTGGAGTTCCTGATGAGGTGGGCTTCTTGAAGGAAGAGCTGTCTCGCTTGCAGTGCTTCCTGAAAAATGCTGATGAGAAAACAAGGGCAGGAAATGCAAGCGCCATAAACTTGGTACGACAAATCAGAGATGCAGCATATGAAGCAGAAAACATCATAGAAGTTGCTGGGTACATTGAGAAGCGCAAGAGGCTTAAAAGGGGTTTTGGGGGTTTCATCTCAAGGTACGCTTGCTTTCCCAGAGACCTGGTAACTTTTCATAAGGTCGGTGTTGATATTAATCGAGTAAGAACGAAGATTCAAGAGATTACGACCAGTGCAAGCAGACTTGGCATTCTTAATATTGGTGGTAATACAGCGACAAAACCATGTAGTGCTGTAACAAATGCACTGTCTAAACCATttcttgatgatgatgccatcatTGGGTTTCAGGATGACCTCAACGAAATTGAGGGAAAATTGAAAAATATGGTTAACAAACAGCTTACTGTCATCTCCATCGTTGCAATTGGTGGGGCAGGAAAGACCACCCTAGCAAGGAAAATATATAGTTCAGCGGAAGTTAATGGGTATTTTAATGCATTTGCATTTACTTCAATTTCACAGAGCTTTGATGTGCTCCACACATTTAGGGACATTGCAGAGCAAGCTATGGGGATCAAAAGGCAAAGCAAAAAACTCTTGAACAATGAAACAGTAGATGAGTTGGACAAAATGGGAATAGAAGAAATAACGCAAAAGTTGCATGATTTTCTTAAGGAAAGAAGATATTTAATTGTACTTGATGATGTTTGGACGACAGATACATGGGACGTAATGAAGAAATCTTTTCCTGATACACATAATGGAAGTAGAGTGTTACTAACAACTCGTAATCTTCAAGCTGCTAAGCAAGCCGACAAAATGACTTTTATTCATGAACTTAGGCATCTAAATGAGGAGGAAAGTTGGCAACTTTTCAGTCAAAAGGCATTTCCATCATATGAGACTATTGATACTGCCCAACGCCTAGAGTTTGAAACTTTGGGTAAGAATCTTGTAAAGAAATGTTATGGGTTGCCCCTTGCTCTTGTTGTTCTTGGAGCGCACCTATCCAAGAATCTTCACCTTGATATGTGGGTGAAAATGGACAGTTACTTGGATTGGGAGGTTACAGACAAATGGGAAATTATGCAGCACATAATAGCTCGAAGTTATGATGACATGCTAGATCATCACTTGAAGTCTTGTTTTCTTTATACAGCGTGCTTACCCGAGGATAACAGGATTGTGGATTATGCTCTTACAGAATCATGGGTTTCGGAAGGTCTTATTCCTCAGACAACCAGATACTCATTGGAAGAAACCGCACGGAATTCTTTGGAGGAATTAGCTCAAAGATCAATGGTGCAGTTTATTAATAGGAGTACTGCTAATGGGTGGATTCATGCCATTGAAGTCCATGATATACTTCAGGACTGGGCTGTCCGGAAAGCACAGAAAGAAGGATTTTTCGTTGTGTGCAAAACTCAGGGGGGATCTGCGTGCATCTTCATCAGATACAGTGACATTTTATCGCACTGCACTCCAGGACACCTTCTATGA